In Argiope bruennichi chromosome 4, qqArgBrue1.1, whole genome shotgun sequence, the sequence atccatttttaaatataattaataaattatttaataataattcatacttttcaaattattctggcatataataaaataattttagctttGATAATTCTCTTGAAATATGAGGCATTACAAATGCTTAATAagaggaaaaatttgaatttgtttaaaactttttaaaaagtttttgaaatttaagtcatactaatttttttcgtaaaaaactttctaaaaagagttccaaatatatttcatatctctgtaaaatatctaaaacaattatttatgtacttttatcttcaatatttaaacttcaaaggCATGTCCTCTAACTAACTTttagcttttataaaattttgaaactcttaTATTCTTAggtaaaaagattattatatatcgatacattttattaaaataatttatttacaaaacaaaaaaaatcaataaaatcttacattttcgtctcatttttaagttgatttatttaatgttaagaaaactgaaattttacaatCGATTTTTCATTTATGTCCTTATATTTTAGACGTTTAAAATGTGTTACGAATTTGTATTCTTGATGTTAATACACTCTTTTCacgttttctttgttttatcatcAGCCAGATTATTcataaagttcaatttttattctataattgtgcccATTTggacatgattatttatttactttctgtaaaacattaattcaattgcaattgttttcttaattacataatatttttagtaataaatgcaaaattaagagCAGAAAAGACGAAAATAAGTGTTAAAATTgctcactttttatcaaatgaataaaagcatATTGTTAGTAATCATTTGTATTAAagtcattaaatactttttttatttggcatcCTTCCAAAGTAATTGTAAGAGATTATTTTGGAAGTACAAAGTCTCACTAAGGATGGCAGGGGAGAAAAATTGCTTACACTTATACTgtgataatttagaaaaaaattattctgatacgagaaacgttttttttttttttttttttttccttatttgccaaaaaaactgtataaagatGGAATTTATATCAGATACGAAAGAGTAAAGGTACCAAATATGATTCTGAAATAAGAGTTCAGTTAGTATATTTATCATATAGTTATGAAACAGCACTAGTCTAATTAAAACGTATATAATTCGGATTCGtctgtaattgaattttttttctttccgctTAAATCTCCTGTGCTAAAATATGTATAATGctaaaatatcttctaaatttgagtctattttgaatatttcgaaaagaatattaaaagttataaaaccttttgtatatataaattctttttgttattttaagagATCAATATCTTGTGTCCTCAGTTATCTTTAAGTACATAATATATGTCAAAGAAGGATTAtagaatatattcatataaaaacacGCAGCAAAAATTTCtcaccttcatttttttttattttttaaaatatttattatcttaagatTTAAGATATATTTGTTGTATTCACAATGCTATATTAAGAAAAGAGTTTTGTGCATTTGACCGGTTTCTGGTATTAACATTTTTATGGGAATCACTTAAAACTTTcctattctttttctaattccgaatttaattctttttggtTTCCCATTTCttgcgtaattttttttcaatttttaattattttttattaacttcataTGGTTAATGATACTATAGCATTTTATGTCTGACAAGGAATTGATGTACTTTTGACCCAGACTTACAATGGcatcaaacaaaaataagaaaatgacttTTAAACGCACTTCTGGTGAAAACTCAAGTTTTCAtatgtagtttaaattttttgaaaagatatttataaaattctatatttttttaaagatttgttctttttaaaatatttcagtttctttaccgtaaaattaatgagaaaaatctttacttaattttacagctttaaataatttatcattacttTTAGATTTTATCTCTTTCAGAAAGTTAGCAATAGACTCGTCGATATTGTTTTTCTGCAGTTTGACTAGCAATCCATGATGaacatatcttctttttttttattgtcgctggaaaatatataaatcaaaagcaAAACAGAAGTAGAAACAGTAAATAACAAACGTATacacttatattttataaattctggtTTTGTGAAGTTTTTAATGGCATGATCAAGTTTCTTTAACTGTCAAGCAATTTTTTCAAGCAATCTACAGAATAAGTCATTTAGAATTAAGATGTTACACAGTTTCGTATATCCAAAAACAGATAATAGTAtacttaaaattcagaaatgctTTGATTCGTCATTTCTTTAGGAGTAACCCTCCGAAccattgagaaattaaaaatagaaaattacttctgtttcttaaaatatataccaTACCATACATATCTACCATTGCAATGGTTTTTCATGCAGGAGAATGGATATCCCTTGCGATAGAATATATGAACAAAAATCTAACAGAGACAAATTACAATTATCTCTAATCTGGTATCTAATAAAGTATCCCttgttttacataaataaaagttattgttcTTCTGACCTGATCAAAAGAGCAACCCAGCTCAGTAGTCAAAACCACAACATAATAGTTTCTCATTTAacctttttgattttcttttctgcCATATTGTgctaaaaaatttgcatatatttgatTAACATGTACTCAGACCGATCGTATATATCCAAGTCATAGGTATACAGACAGTCGTATAAAATATATTGGTTCAAATATGGAGTCAAAATCATTGCAATTTTCAAATTGATGAAActgtgcatatttttatttacagcatgtaaaatgataaatttgttaaaagatgatttcgaaaaatttatcaatttacaCTGTATAATgaatgttaaagtattttttaaaattatatttatatttaatattctttttaaaattctgcttttgcACGGTAAACCTAAAGCTCAAATATGTTCCAAACATGAATTAAGTCATTCatactctttatttttatattatttatatttattataagatttaacTGTGGAATCATTTAGCGAAACTTCAAATTCACTCTCTAATCTCAATATTTATGTTATTAGAAGCCCATTATCATTCATTCTCATTTCCTTTTAACTCCAGACTGAAATCATATGGCTTTTTTCGTGAGATACACCtagttaatgaaaacaaaattcatgcTTTTTTTCTCGTAAGAAATAAATTCTGATCTGGGAATCAGCTTACATATATTTTGCAATCCTATTTTAACCAGCCCCTCAATTGATATAagcattacaaatttttaaaaaagaaaaataatattagttaagTGGATTATAGTTTCCTTCATGGTATTCGGATAAAGTAGGAAGGTTTGATTTCTAAGCACCTGAAAATGGCGTTCGTGCAGTACTGTAAAGTGGTTAAGTTTCTATAATTCATTCTTGGTTgggaattgaaaatttgattttttttaaattttatttttgtatttgagtATGCGCTAAATAAGATTATTAGACTAACCGTAGTAGACGCACACCAAAACTAATTTCTTAatcgtataaaaatatatcagaagtCGAAAAACAATTATTGTAATACTTACATTCCAGTAGTAAAATCCGATTAATATTATTGTTCAGCACAATAAGCATTTCTTTCAAACAATAAGCAATTGGTCGGAGatttttgaactaaatatataaatttcaaaatttcactgtTAGTTTTGAGCACAAAAGGAAATATTCAAAAGAGCAATCGATCAAAAGAACAGCCCCCCCCCCTTTGTACTGTtggattattaaaattagtaatatatttattaaaagaattatttttaattattacaaatttcaactgctactttatattaaattaaattgttggtAATTagaacataattattaattttttaaaacaattaagtattaaaaatgtaattttattaccatttttagcttaaaaattttctgtttcttgtAGTGCtgaattttaacttcatttctcTTCATTAGAATCAttaggaaaatgtaatttttattatagccacctatgcctgatattaagaaaatctcaCCACTCTCTTCTACACttatttcaccaaattttatatttctatttttctcaaaagaatcagattaaaatatcttgctttaatttatttttcacattattatcaataaaaagtcAGTGCATTTCGAACAGTTCTATGATATTACAACtacacatttatattaataaaacgaTATATAACGCTAAAATTTTTAACCTAACACAAGAGTAACTATTGCAAAAGCTCTTATGAACTATAATCCATATACATGCATAAAACATTTCAGTCAACTAAAATACAACTTTACTTATAAAGTTCTCATACATCTCAGAAGAATTTTGTATGGAAAAGAATTCAATGAAACTCAAACGCTTCTGTTAATGTTTGAAAGCAACTGAAAATGTTGTAGATGAATCTTTATTGAATTCTTTTCCGGCAGATTAAGTACTGAGTGTAATCAATAGTAAGAGTCAAGAATTCATTCATGGATGAAAGAAATGTTAGAggcttaagaatattttttttaattcttcagcaCTGCCGATCATAAGAGGATTTGTGAGTCTTAAAAGACTAATTACAactgttaattatttttccatctgTATGGTTACAGCTtctgttaattattaatactaaaatagcTTTGCATGTCTTCAGAAATATGAATTTGGTTCAGTAAAAACAAACATAGCACTTGAcgattaaactaattaaaatgaagtatttaactAACAACactaatacttttgaaaattctaaCTAGATTCCGTAAGAAATTGGAAATGCTGATGAAATTGTTAATGCTTATAAATATccatcaacaataaataaaatattgtaaaatataaaaaaatttgaaatttttctaaagtaaacattttaaactgATAGTTATCAGTTATTGCTCAAATCGGGATAAATGATTCCTTATTGGATGATTTTATTCCGCAGAGAGGTGATGTGTAGTGAATAAGGCAAgtgcatttttagaattttttattactcTTCGTCCAATtcaatttcagttctttttttttttctttttttttcatttgacatTTCGAgaccattttatattaattcgaAACTTATGCATGAACTTAGCCCCATATGATACTACAATtaactatttttcataaatatagtgTGTggattataaacatttattatttatatccttCGTTCAATTCTGCTGAGAATCGAAATTTACAGAATTGTTTGAGAAAATAAAACGTCCCCTTCTTCTACTTTCCTCTCATCCCTATCTTGATGAAATGAACTCCTTCCAGATCATACGCAATAGACCAGAAAGTTTCTGTGTCTCAAAATGGGCATTAGTAAATGGTGATTGTGATTCTTACCCTCCTAGTAAATGGGTAGGAGGGCAACTTCTGTGGGTTAAACGAATTGAAAGCTTCTAAGTTGCACCTGTCGCAGAAATTCAATTTTGCTTCAACATAGGATTTTACGATGCTTTCCTTAAGGACTTTAGAGAAAATTGATCCTCATGTGTATTCCTTCCAAGAAATCCTTTCCATTTCTATTGCAATGATAGATTGGTAGATAAAAAGCATATCAGTGCGccagttttttgaaataatacagaTTACTAAAATTTTCCCCCCATTCTTGCTTTATTATTCCTCAATCATGGCATGCCTTAATTAATTAGAATGCAGATGACTCAGTCAGTTCGTGAAAAGGCATATTTTATACcactgtgttgtgtgtgtgtgtgtattttcctggattattattaagataaatttctttttggttATATTTTATCTCTTGTCCTAATGtctaaaaaaagggggaaatgtTAGCTATTAGGGCAAAGAAAGCTATCAAAAAAGGAAACCTGAAATTTCAGAGGAAAATGAACAACGTTTATCTACAAAAAAAGTACATCCGCTATTATGATATCCGGTGACCTGAAAACAACGCTATCTTCACAAAGAATGACAACGTTGgcaatatctttaaaaactgcGATGAAGAATAgagcttagatttttttttctttgggagGAGGTGAGGGAATGCGCATTCTATTGTTCACAAAACTCTCAATAGATGGATAGGTTAAGAATAAAAACAGGACTTCTgagaatgtattatattttaaaatcatacattcAAGCACATGGGATTAAGAGATGACAACTTCTTTCACAAAGAAAGTTTGTTTCCCTTTCATTTGAATCACTAAGTACGAAAAATGGTTTTACAGAACGCAATATTTAGAAGCCGTGAAACTCTAAAGGAGTAatctctttataaatttatattattcttattttttgcttaaaatttcgatttgatAAATCTTTAGATCCATTTAATGCAGCGAattccatcttaaaattcaaatacaaaaaaatattattttaaaaaattacatgattACTTTAACGGGAAGAAAGAACAATTAatgatttaaaccaaaatttgaaagcaGTTATCACTTTCTGCTacataaaattcaatatgaatattatagtcaaatttaattctttgaataatcagttatttaattttgcaatataagAATTCATGGATGAAATAAAGTATCGTATATGAGGTTTCTATCCATGAAATTTAGcactttttaattgcaatatgATTAAAATCGTTGCTTTAAAGTAGAtatgaaattagaattagaaaacaaattcataattagacaattttaaaataagaatatagaaataaaaaaatggcatataaaaagtatgaaagacttttaaaaagaaaaaaaaacttttcacagatcttattatttctttcaatacaaattgctaatatgtttttttaactcaatctttacctctttctttttttttacctctttaaGGATATAATAATGTCTTGCAATAAATGTTTGATTCGTATatattgacattattttaaaaattcattcgtaGATACATGATAACGTGTGCACAAAACAAGTATTTATTACCGTCTCGATTCGCGCATGCTTTTAAATCTagtaattaaagcattaaaacgTGTAGAGtgaaatatttcccaaaaaaatgctgaaatttattaaaaatttgaaaaattagtatcaaaataaaattactatcactaaaaagcttttttttaattggaaaaaaatagtatttcggCAATTGTAATTACAGAAACGAAACTTTAACATTTtggttaattttcaattaaagacTTTTATCaaagttctaaaaattcttttattccctGGGAATTTATAAACCTAGAAGTAACTATGCATTATATCCAACAATGTTTAGATCCAACAACTTGCCATATAGAATGTTCATATATGTCATATTGCCATATAATTTGCTAAGAGTATCCATTgtcaatataaaacaattaactCTAAAGGGATTCAATTATTAATCTGTTCGAAAAGATtaataaacatagaaatttatcaattttgcTACCGCAGATTCACAGAAAGACAAACAAAATGCTTGAGACAGTGAATACATCAATTGCTTCATTCATCTCAATAAGATTATCACattgtatattataattaaagatgaaacatttttttcttcgtttaaatgtatttcaagatttacttaaattctttaatcacttactttttttctaaaattttaattaatttctatgttttattgaaattaaatgtaactgAAAGAATATAACTATTCTAAAGTAAACAGGTTTTCTAAATATACTGATAAAAAggcattctaaaataaacaaaattaactgCATATATAGaactttcaatatataaatacatgTGAACAGATTAAAATCCATCCATTTcactttttcaattcaaaattgaaaaaatatagaacaaattacattttgtaaatgaaatataaaaaaatgagtaaatatttttttaatgcattgtttAAACTTCTAATctagaaagcaaagaaaaaattttattctgaatataattaagccttcaaaaccactAAAACTCAATTTCTATCTgggaagtattttaaaactttaagtaattaattatgcTCTTAATTTCTGTATAACAGAATTAAGAAAAACGTAAATTAcaactttatttttgtataaagaatagtcgaacaaatattcaaattttgacaaaataatcaAGCTTCAatgtatgatattatttttattgatgaaaataaaataaataatggtgCACCAAgtgcaaagaaaaatttttataaatgcaaatttaaaatattccattaaattttggttaaaaaatgcaaataatgcattaaattttaataggataaatcttttaaaatcattctagTACTTACAATTAGtttacaaaaaaagtatataatttgatcggaatttgcatttatattacattttattgaatacaaacaagatatttttatcaaaaataattccttCTATTATTTAGTTGAAAACACTTCTTTAATCTTCTgggactatttcttttaaaagtttcaaaaagtattaatgaattttaatcgtcctgttaaaacaatttttaattaagaaaattttcaaactggAGAAAACTTTCTATTCTTTccgaaacaaaatttaactagaatttttaattgGACTAAAATCAAGAATACAAATGACTGGAATAACTACGGTTGCTAACTTGGCGACTTTCTGAATCTCGCCAAGCTCTGAAGTACTCGGATAAGAGGAGTTAACACAGGCCGAAGTCCACCAATGGATGAAAGAGAACGGCAAGAAGCAGTCGTCGCTTTGATGGTTGAAGCAGAGTCATGTTTTGCCACGTGAATGAGAGAAGTGggacatttcttttatatttttgaaaaaaaattttatcctgCAAAGATTTAATTCGAAGATATTGAACTATTTCAATGCCATAAttcgaagaattattttaaattttagaaagtttttaatttagtgGAACAAAAAAAGTGCAGATctgaatttcagaatatttctaaattgataaTCCATTAATAGAGGACATTGCATTTggatttatttctacatttattaaagGTAAATACATAGTTATAGAATAGATATTTGCCGTTCTAATCCATTTTTTGGAACAGGTATGATTTTAATccctttatttctaaataatgatttaataaaaactgtgcttaatatttaaatttaaaaattaaagataaccaTACAATTGTACTAAATAATTAAGAAGActaagaaaacaattaaatttaattttgatacattcatttgattatcttttaattaattttaaaaaaattttaaaattataaacttgtaatttattaacaaaagctTCGTTTTCCAAATGTTGAGAAATTacacaaatgaaaatttgaaatttgaaattattctataatattataatcacgtcttaaattttaaataatgaattcgtTTTAAgacacataattaaatttttaaaatgaaaattaactttatatattaaggaataaattaaaatcaggaattggaattttaaatttattattttaagaagaattttaataatttaatccatGTGTTGCATATTAGCATAAATTTTGCTATTccgtaaaaattttcttaaatcaaacgtattattttatttaacgttATCAttagtcataaaattaaaatgtaattcacttttaatttaaatttttattttaaaatattccaatcagaaaagtatttcaaaatagaatttttatttcaactcattacaagttacagaaaaaaaattaatttaaatgaaaataattatttttgtcaacgATAAAGAAAGCTTCTCTAAACAAAATCTCGCTACAATCCTTGTTCTTCAAACaacaaatgaataattctttttctttagaaaacaataatttctcCCAAGAATAATCTTCACGAAAACAGAAATTTACATCAAAAGATGCGACACATAATCTGTTGTTGACACAGCAACTACTTTAGCCCAACATCATTAGCAACAGTTTGCTAAATCCTCTGTGGCCCTTCTAATGCTTCATAATTGCTCATTAACACTTGTGAGTCGACTTGCTTTTGGCGAGAGGCAAACAGTTTTAATCCTTTTCTATTGCTGAAGCACAATTACCAAAATTAGCACTCAGTGTTCGGAATTGTTCGCCCGAACGTTAAAGGCATTTTCTCATTAAAAGGATTATAAGGAGATTGCAGAAATAAAGGCAAAGGCACCTTTGTTCTTTtcactaatttaaattctatttgttcGCAAATgtttatttgctgaaaatttaatataattataactttttaatcagAATAAGTTTTTTGAGAAAGTAACTTCTTGTGACTTGATGTTTATCTTCTTTTGATCGTTTTAGATTTGTTTAATTGAACTTGcactgttttcataaaatttacttttaatttttttatttcttttaatttttttaattttttaattaaaataaatcttttaatcaaatttaaatagtgGCAATTGTACATTGTAACTAATTTTAGATAGCGCATATCGTTACTTacaaaactttgttttttttatattttattgaataaaatttaagtataattaactattatcaaatcagaaatatactaaaaataatatattttagttaggATTCGTGTATAAAAAATgagcaataaattataattctatcgattttattcatgaattctgcattgaaaaaatttaaagctcTGACTTTCTGACTGCAATagcaaagaaaacaattaaaattattttttaattgtgaaaatataagaatttcgcTTAAAAAGAATGTGTGAGTATTTCATTGGTTTACTGAGGCATGAAAAATTCTTCGATGTGGCATAAaacatattcaagaaaaactttactcaaaaaaagtgtaaatagctgaattttttatgaaagacTTGGTAGTTGATTAGGAGCTCATTACaccaaaaaattacttaaaaactcACATGCCATCTGACTCCTTAAAGACTTTTCCCATCTGCTAGAAACTTCTGTTTCAATTATGTATAAAGAAGTTGTGGAATATTTCCAAATGGATCGAACTGAATCAATATCTTCCAGCGACTACGTTGTCCTGCGGACACCCTTATGGTGCAGTTTCACCAAGGAACTTATCGAACACAAACATTATGACAACATGGAAAGGTGGAAAACCTCATGGACAGTAACAGCTCTGTGGACAATGCTTTCAATTCTAGTCACTCTCACCTGCACCATCGGTTTCGTGGAAACGGAATGGTTCGTTCGAGAGAACAACACCTTGTCATCTAATGAACTTTCCATCCTGACCTACGACCGGTCTTCCCTGGTGTACACTTTGGGTATGTTCAATGTCTGTTACAGAGACTTGCACCAGACGGACTTCCACTGTCATAGATTCGGAGTCACCAGATTTCCGTCAAGTTCTTGGCAAGGAACTTGTGTCCTATATGGAGCTGGTTGTGTTCTTCAAGGATGTGGAGCGGTTGTACTGATCTTGAGTTTGATGAGTCGTGTTACAGCAAGGAGAATAGGCGCTCATCTGGTTTCACACGTGTACGTGATAGCTGGTAAGTAAAATTAATGACACTAATGATTACtgtaaaattattagtaaatgtTTAActgtgatatttaataaaatgcctGGAAAAGTGTGAATGTTATAGAAggataatagtgatcattttttAATTCCTAGAGATTGCTAAAACAATTAAATAGCTATTATCTTAAAATGACTAATATCCTAAAACTTTTATGcctactttataattaatttgtcatGCCAGCGatcgccttacatggcactgacGTCAATAagcacgaaatattaacctttggcatgaattttgcatttttactaaatatatcatgtcctccttggcgagttatttgcataaaaatagggttaatagtatccaaaaattgaatttgtgttttaagtaagtttttctcaaccgattgaaatgaaaatttgacacaataCTGCACATGCAGTCACAAGTTGtcctaccaaattttatttatttgaataattgcgATTACTTATTTCTAAACATATAGACAGATAGATAGTCAACCCGTTGTTGaatatgactcaaaatttgataggtgtctacacagtagatgttaaatctgtgcaccaaatcttttctatctagctctcttcgttttgtagttttatCGTGTTACTTAtgtttgaacagccggacagtcggacttcctctgaacagattttacataaaatttgatagaaatcttttattttggtgaaaagaccggataccaaattttaatccatttttttttagttatttttgtcatagacagtCAGACggacattttatttcaatgtattttttaaaagagagatttaaaacgtagagattcaacaaaatctggcattcgaatttttagacgattaACTTTCTCTTTATTACGTATCTGAGAAAGTAATAACTGaaaatttctgaagatatttaTCTAAATCTACTAAATCAGTATTTGCTCTTGTGATTATTTAatgcagtttcttttttatttgtaaactttttgaaggaaacttaatttttttgcatttattataatattttttattt encodes:
- the LOC129966679 gene encoding LHFPL tetraspan subfamily member 2a protein-like translates to MYKEVVEYFQMDRTESISSSDYVVLRTPLWCSFTKELIEHKHYDNMERWKTSWTVTALWTMLSILVTLTCTIGFVETEWFVRENNTLSSNELSILTYDRSSLVYTLGMFNVCYRDLHQTDFHCHRFGVTRFPSSSWQGTCVLYGAGCVLQGCGAVVLILSLMSRVTARRIGAHLVSHVYVIAGFLQTISLLLYPLILDTHVGKLHCGSNAHAYGPDLCRVGWAYVASTAGTLLTFYCPFLAYFSFYRVYDDQPVRYDIRADHMNPNFLL